TAATCGGTTCAAACCAACCAGGGTAGCGGCGCCATCCGCAGATCCGCTGCCCAAGCCGGAAGCAATCGGCAACCGCTTATCCAACCAAATCGAAGCGCCGCGCGGACATCTGCTCACTTCTTTCAAGTAACGGGCTGCCCGCAGAATATCGTTGCTTTCATCCAAGGCCAGGGCGGGAGGGCGCGCCCCCCGCGGGTCCCAGATCAATTCCAGTTTATCGCCTGCCTGAAAGGTGAGAACATCGTACAAAGAAATACTTTGCATTACCATCGATACTTCGTGATAACCATCCGTTCTGCTTCCCAGGACATCCAATGTAAAATTAATCTTTCCTCTGGCACGTACAATGACCGGCATCCCACCAGCTCCTTCGTTGCATCACTGTGATTTGATTCCTGCTCTGAATGACTCAATCGCTTTTTTATCTGTGTTGTGCTTATTTTATCATAAAACAAACAAAACTTCAAGTCATTCTTGCCTGCAACTGCCGGTAGATTGCTTCTCATCTTCTTGCATCTGGTGATGCTTCGTTTGCTTTTTTTTGCTAATCGTGTTTACCGGGGAAAAATTTCCGCCGCAGCGCGATCACCACGATTCCGATCAGCAAAGGAGCAAAGGCGGAATACCGCTGCACAATCGCCTGGAAACCGCCGCTGCCACCATCCACACTCTCCGCCGCGCTTGCTGCAGCCCAAACCACAGCGGCCGGGCTGCTGACAACCATCAGCGATAAAACAATTACCGCAGTCAAAAAAGCCCATTGATTTCTCGGCATCTTCTTTTACACACCTTTCCTTATCAATCATAGGTAAACTTATTTCCTTTCTCAATTCCCCATGCAGCGGAAAAGACCTGCATTCTCTGCCGGAAATTTATCAATTCAGCCGAACTTGCCGGTATGAGCGGGATCCCGGCCAAAAAAGTTTGCCATCGCTGCGGATTTTTGCTATACTGCAAAAAGAGATCAAGAGGAAATGGTGATAAAAGAATGAAGGAGCTCATTTTTGCTGTTCTGGGCGGCGGTTGCGGCTTTGCGTCCTATCATCTGATGAACCTGCTGCCGGCCGCCTGGTTTTCGGAGATTGATGAAGCACCGCATGCGGCCCTGCAAAAAACCATCCGTTGGCCAAGGCTGCCCTGGCTGCCACTCAGTTGTCTGCTGCTTGCTGTTCTGGCGGCGCTGATTGCAAAAGTCTATGCCGGCATTCTGTTCCCGGTTTTAAACACCTTTGCCCTGCTGCTGCTTTGGATGATTGCTTTGTCCGACGCTCGCTTTTCTATCATTCCCGATCAATTCTGCATCGGCCTGGCGGGATTGGGTGTCTTGCGTCTGATGATCGTCAACACCTCCGCCGCCCTCTGGGCCGCCGGCATTGGTCTCGCCGCCGCAGCCTTCCTGCCCTGGTTGGTCGGCTGTCTTTGGTCCGTCCTGCGTCATCAGGAAGCCCTGGGATTCGGGGATGTCAAATTGCTGGCTGCTTTAGCAATTTATTGCGGCTGGCCGGATGTTGGATTGATCTTGTTCATCACACTGTTAACCGCCGGTTTGACTTTTGGAATTCTCCTGCTGTTGAAGCGCCTGCATCTCGGCGACAGCCGACCAATAGGACCTTACATTTGTCTGGCGGCAGCGCTTTGGCTGTTATTTCGGCCGCAGCTGCTCAATCTGATTCAATGGTATCTTAGTTTGATCCGCTTTTAAAGAAAGCGGATCAAATGACGAAAAGAAGCCTGGGCAGTTCAAGTTGAACGCTGCCAGGACTTCTTTTTTCTTTATTCCGCTAAAATTGCATCCACTTTCAAAGCAATTGCCGCGGCAATTTTCTCCATCATCGCATAGTGCTCCGGTTTTAAATCCCGGGCGGAAACGATTTTGCTGAGCGCCGCCTCACTGCCGATCACATCGGCTACCAGCAGGACATCTTTCACCGCTCCGCTGTATTTGACCGTGGCGCGTTCGGCACACGACTTGCTGCAGGCATCCACTGCAATGCAGGGATACTTCCTGGCAAATTCACGTTCTTCTTCGCCGCCGGCGATATACAAGGGCAGGCAAAGCGTTGATACCCGACCCGGACGCAGTTTAGTCATCACATGACGAATCGCTAATCTGGATAAAGTACCGCCTAAGTATTCCTCTCCGCTGCAGGCGAGAACACCCACTTTTTCCGCCATTTACTCTGCCTCCTGCTGGATTGCTTCGACTCGTGCCGCTACTTTGGCCGCCAATTCATCGCTGATCTGCCAGCCTTCCTCCGTCAGATCACTGCCGGTGCCGGGGTTCGCTCCCCGATGATTACGCATCTCATCCACGGAGCGAAATTTACCCCGCACGATACCACCGGCTGCTTCCAGACTGTGAAAAGAACACAAGGCAGCGCAGCCATCAATCGAAATGCAGTTTTTCCCACAAACTTTCGCCGTTACTTCCTCGTCTCCGGTCACAATATGCGCCAGACAAACCGTTTCAGCGTTTGCTGTTGCCAAATGCCCGCTGACTGCCAGGGCAGCTTCTCTCGCCATCAAGCCGTAGACTTTGCCGATCCCGCTGCAGGGTACCACAATTACTTTAGACATGAAACTCGTCCACCTTTCTTTTCAATACCGGAAAGTAACCTGCAAATTGGTGCAGCAGTTCCCGGTCATCTGAAAACGCCGTCAATTTCATTTCCAGAATCCAGCCTTTTTCATAGGGGCTTTGATTGATCAGCTCGGGTGTGTCCAGCAGCGTCTGATTGACCGCAGTAATCACACCGCTGACCGGACTGATAATTTCAAACACGGCTTTGCCGGATTCGATATTTCCGGTTTCCTCAAATTGCTCCACTTGGCTGCCAAGCAGCGGCGGGGTAAAGTAAATGATATCAGAAAGACTATGCTGCACAAAGTCAGTCACACCGATTCTTGCTTTGTCACCAAAAACATAGGCCCAAACATCATTCTCATTGAAATAGAATCCTGGATTATCGGGTATTTTAAAGAGGAACTTGTCTTTCGTATAAGTCTGATAATGCAGCTCGGCAGGGAATTGTAATGCTTCCTCAGCGGCAGCCGGCTGCGCGCCGCTGGCAGACCTACCTATTTTTTCTGCGAGCTGGCCGGCAAATTCAATTTCTGCCGCCGTTAAGCGTAAACGATCGGACAATTCCAGACCATGGACTTTCGCTTCTTCGCTGATGTTGATTTTCTCAGCAATTTTTAAGCCTTTTTCCGCTGCCAATTTGCTGGCACAGCGCGACGAACAGCCGTCGATCACCAAAAGTGGTTTTTCTTCTGTTCGCTTTTTATATTTTGCTTCGGCGACCCGGTAAAACACAGGGCAAATCAGTTCATTTTCTCCCGTTTCGCAAAGCTGCAGAGCCACTTCTCTGGCAACCGACCCGGCTGATTTATCCAAACCATTGCATGGCAACACCGCAAATGATCTAGCCATTGTCTGTTTCCTCCCGGCGCAGTTCTTTGATGGTAGCTGTTGTTGCTTTTTTATCGGGAAAAGAGATCGCATCCGGTCCGCAGGTCTTGGAGCAAGCCCGACAAAAAACAACGCAGTGTTCGGGATTCTGCACGATCAGTTTCGGAGTTGCATTTTCCCGCACGGCAAACACCTGATGCGGACAGAATTTATCGCATTCCAGACAATCATTGCATTTTGCCGGATCGATACGCGGCGCCCAATCAATTTTACTGCGTTCCACACCCATAAAAGTACTTTCGCTCATCTTACAGTTCCTCCTCATAGCCAAGCTGGCTCAAGGCATCCCTGACCTTTTGAAAAGCTTTCTCGTTCGTCAGATCGCGGATATCAAGCATCAGACAATCCGTCTCCAGATTCATCCCGGCCTGCTGGAAGGCTTGCTTAAACATTTTCTTTTGCATATTCGGTGCGCAGGCCGCAATCACGACTTTACGCCTGGCTTGCAGGAAATCGGCTAAAAAGCGATCGCCATCCTCTTCGCAAAGCTGCGGGTGAATAAAAGCATATTCGACCGGCAGTTCGATTCGCACCTGATTGATAAAATCCCAGATATCCATGGCACGAAAACCGGGACACTTGCCTGTGCAGACACACAGGATCAAACCATATCGTTCTTTTTCCATACTAAGTCTCCGCTTCTTTGTTGTTATTCTGGCTGACCAAATGGTTCGTCGCATTTCTTTGTGGAAGTACAGCTTATTTCAAGGCCGGACTGCCTGCCGGATTGCTCATTTTTTTCAGTTTTGACTGTGAATTTATCCCAAAACGTGATGATGGCAAGCGCCTTTTCCGGATCGACGCCATATATCATCTTCTTACCGTCACGCCGCACGTTGACCAAACCACTGTCCGTCAAAAGCTTCATATGATAGGACAGGGTGGATTGGGTGAAGGAAAACGACTTCAGGATTTCACAGGCGCATAACTCTCCGCAGGAAATCAGATCAACAATCTCCAGTCTGGTTTGGTCGGCCAGTGCTTTAAACAGCAAGGCATAAGCTTTTTCCATCACTTTTTACCCCCCCGCTCCCTTCGTCAGTATTTTGCCGGTAAACTACTTGACTGCTTCAATCAGATAAGAAGCGACATAATCTTCGATTTTGCTGCCCGGAATCCAGGCGGCAATGATTTCTTTGCTGTTGTCTCTTGGCGTCAATACCGGCTCCGTGAAGCCGGCTCTTCGCAGCATGCTTTTCAATGTTTCAATCGACTCGGCTCCGGCAATACAACCGGTAATTTTGCTTAAATTCTGTTTTGCCTCTGGCGGTAATTCGACAGTCGCCACCGAATCGGAAACAGATAATCTGCCGCCTTTTTTTAATACCCGGTAGGCTTCCTTGAACACTTGTTCTTTTTCCACGGACAAGTTGATCACACAATTGGAGATGATCACATCGACCGTCGCGTCAGCCACCGGCAAATGCTCGATTTCGCCTAAGCGAAATTCAACATTGGTATAACCGCTTTCTTTTAAATTCTTGCGCGCCAGTTTGATCATCGCAGGTGTCATATCAACGCCGATGACCAAACCTTGCTCGCCAACTTGCCGGCGAGCCAAAAAGCAATCGAAACCACCGCCGCTGCCTAAGTCAAGCACCGTTTCGCCTGGTTTCAATGCGGCAATCGCCAGCGGATTGCCGCAGCCGAGCCCGAGATTGGCCTCCGGCGGCACACTCTTTAAGTCTTCTTCGGTATAACCCAAACGCAAGGAGGCCTCTGTCCTGCCGATTGGGGTGCCATTGCAGTCGCAGCCGTTGCTGCAGCAGCCGGCGGCAGGTTGATTTTTAGCGATACTGCCGTATCTTTTTCGGATTGCTTCACGCACCGTTTCTTTGTCTTTCATTCCAAGTTCCTCCCTGATTGTCTTTTTAGCACTCGTCTTTCGCCGGTTGATGACAGACACAGTCATCATGATCCCCACAGAATAAATGACAGAATTCCCGCAATTCCTGAAAACGCGTTTGATTTAAGGTATAGCGCATCCAAATGCCGTCCTTCTGACCCTCCACCAAACCGCATTCCATCAGTATCTTCATATGGTAAGAAAGTGTTGGCTGACTGATCTGAAAACCCTCTAAAATTGCACAGGCACACATTTCTCCGCACGACAGCATTTCCAGTATTTTCAATCTGGTTTCATCGGCCAGCGCCTTAAACACCGGCACAAATTCCGCATAAGAATATTTCATCATATAACCGTCCTCCGATCTTTACTGATTGAACTTTATCTATCTGTTAAGTATACACATCATATCGAACTTTGTCAATCTATTTACCGGTTATTTTTTGATTCTTTCTTCTTTCTCTGACCATGTCCCAGCGAAAATCGCCGCTGCCAAGACGAACGACACAGACCGTAAATGGAGCAGCGTTTTGTTTATCAGATAATACATATAATTATATTAATAATTATTGTTATATTATGTTGACATTTAATTATAACTATGTTATGATACGGTTGTGGGAAAGATTTGTCACTTCCTCTTCTGTGTGTTATTGATGGGAAAATCGCTGAGCGTGGTCCGCCTGCTGCGGAAATATACTAACGATAGTTAATCAAAGGAAGGAGTTTGAAAATGCAAAGAAAAACCAGTCCTGCTGATCTGCAAACAACGGTAGAGGGGAGCGTTTTCTTCTATCGCTTGATCAGAGCCTTGACAACAGTGCTCGAATGCAGCTTGGCGTTCCGCTTGTTTTTTAAATTACTGGGAGCAGATCCGGCTAATGTTTTTGTCAAAGGAATTTATACTGTTACACAATACATTGTCGGCGCCTTTGACGGGATCTTTCCGGTAACACTGACCACCATCGATGCCTTGCCGCTTTTGGAGCCTGCTACCCTCATCGCGATGCTGGTTACCGGTATCATTGGTATGATTCTCATGCGGCTGGTCCGACCCAGAAGGGTCCGTCCCGAATGGGTGGAATACCCGCCGGCCGATCTTGCCGATCAATCAGTCGATTACCCGGTAAAGAAGAGTTTATCCGATTAACAAATCAAAGCAAAAAAGCGAAGAAATGATTCTCATAAGAAGAAGGAGCGAATGATGTTATATACGATTGCAGTTGTCCTGTTTGTTCTATGGTTACTTGGATTGCTTACTGCGACGGGCGGAAGCCTTTTGCATATTCTCCTGGTCATCGCGGTGATTTTGGTGATTATCCGGTTGCTCCAAGGAAAAAGAGTAATCTAGAGGTTCCTATGGCCTAAGCGTATAGCCAGGGAAAATATTGAGGCAAACGAGCCTCAGCAATATTAAAAAGCAGGCACTGGTCAGTGCCTGCTTTTTTATGTTTATTTTGTTTCACCTGCATTTATTTTTTCAGGTAGTCCCCCAGGAATTTACTGAAAGAACCGGCGGTATCACCAAACATATGTCCGTCGTAATCCGAATAGCCGGCAAGGCTCTTGTCAAAACCTTCCAATGGGAGGAAATTGAAATTGTAATAGGTCAGACCGTATCTTTGCAGCATTTCTGAAAAATACAGGTATGCTTTTTGATAGTTTTCCGGATAAAGCTCCAATGTCTCCTGTGGGACAGGCGTAGTAAAAACCACCAGTTCAATGTCGTTTTCCCGGCAGAAGGCAACCATTTTATCAAAATAGCGATATGAATTACTCAGAATTTTCTTCTCATCCCAAAGAGAGACATTTTGAGACTTTGTTCTCTTGGTATCTTTGACAAATAAGAATCCCTCTTCTTTCAGCTGCTGATAAGAAAGGTCAAACGTAGCCAGACCGTAGTTTTTATAATTCTCCGTCTGTTTCAATTGCAGATTGGCCAGATTCGGCTGCCACTGCAATTGATAATTGAACCAGGGAAATAAAACAGCTCTAAAATCCGCCGAAGTGATTTTTGCCAGAAAATATTCTGCTTTGATCCGGGACCAGGGCATATAATTAAATAATTGGGTATAATAATAAGTATCTATATCCTTATTGATCCAATAAGTGGGATCCAGCTCATAAATCACACGTTCCGGTTTGTGATTTCTGCAGGCCTCTTGCAGAAGATAATAGGAATCTCTGGGATATTCTCCCCAGACACAGAGATTGGTGCTTTTCCGTCCTGTGATACTGTCTACAACCAAAGGATCCACAGCCGAAAAGCCATGCGAAGTGCCAAGAAATAAATCATCACAGGTCGTCGTTTCCAAATTATGCAGCTTAATTCTCATGATGTTATTTGGTATCAGGATGTAATCTAAAATGGAATTGAGCAGCAGGCAAACAGCGAAAAATGTCGCAAAGAGGATTACCCTTTTAGAATTGCGCATAGATAAAGCCTCCTCCGGATGACGACAGCGTTCCGAATGCCGGCAAAGCATATAAAAGCAGCAAATAGACGAGGAAGCGGATAACAGCCGGTTTGGCGCGCAGAACTTCGCCAATCCGAACGCCTTTTTCCTGATAAAAACTGACGATAAAAAGCAAAAGACAGCCAAACAAGACGATATTGTAGAGGCGCGGTCCGATCTGGCTGACCCCTTTCAACATGAGAGTGCCATCCCGGAAATCGGAAAAGTGAAAATCAGTCACCGTTTTCTGCATCAGGGCAAACGCATGCGTCAGATTATCGGCCCGGTCAAAATACCAGCTGATGTTGACCAATAGAAAGGTTCTGAAAATCTGAAACAGATGCCAGACTGTTGATTTAGCAGG
Above is a window of Negativicutes bacterium DNA encoding:
- a CDS encoding A24 family peptidase, yielding MKELIFAVLGGGCGFASYHLMNLLPAAWFSEIDEAPHAALQKTIRWPRLPWLPLSCLLLAVLAALIAKVYAGILFPVLNTFALLLLWMIALSDARFSIIPDQFCIGLAGLGVLRLMIVNTSAALWAAGIGLAAAAFLPWLVGCLWSVLRHQEALGFGDVKLLAALAIYCGWPDVGLILFITLLTAGLTFGILLLLKRLHLGDSRPIGPYICLAAALWLLFRPQLLNLIQWYLSLIRF
- a CDS encoding putative zinc-binding protein; translated protein: MAEKVGVLACSGEEYLGGTLSRLAIRHVMTKLRPGRVSTLCLPLYIAGGEEEREFARKYPCIAVDACSKSCAERATVKYSGAVKDVLLVADVIGSEAALSKIVSARDLKPEHYAMMEKIAAAIALKVDAILAE
- a CDS encoding glycine cleavage system protein H, which produces MARSFAVLPCNGLDKSAGSVAREVALQLCETGENELICPVFYRVAEAKYKKRTEEKPLLVIDGCSSRCASKLAAEKGLKIAEKINISEEAKVHGLELSDRLRLTAAEIEFAGQLAEKIGRSASGAQPAAAEEALQFPAELHYQTYTKDKFLFKIPDNPGFYFNENDVWAYVFGDKARIGVTDFVQHSLSDIIYFTPPLLGSQVEQFEETGNIESGKAVFEIISPVSGVITAVNQTLLDTPELINQSPYEKGWILEMKLTAFSDDRELLHQFAGYFPVLKRKVDEFHV
- a CDS encoding ferredoxin family protein; the protein is MSESTFMGVERSKIDWAPRIDPAKCNDCLECDKFCPHQVFAVRENATPKLIVQNPEHCVVFCRACSKTCGPDAISFPDKKATTATIKELRREETDNG
- a CDS encoding metalloregulator ArsR/SmtB family transcription factor, with translation MEKAYALLFKALADQTRLEIVDLISCGELCACEILKSFSFTQSTLSYHMKLLTDSGLVNVRRDGKKMIYGVDPEKALAIITFWDKFTVKTEKNEQSGRQSGLEISCTSTKKCDEPFGQPE
- a CDS encoding arsenite methyltransferase, encoding MKDKETVREAIRKRYGSIAKNQPAAGCCSNGCDCNGTPIGRTEASLRLGYTEEDLKSVPPEANLGLGCGNPLAIAALKPGETVLDLGSGGGFDCFLARRQVGEQGLVIGVDMTPAMIKLARKNLKESGYTNVEFRLGEIEHLPVADATVDVIISNCVINLSVEKEQVFKEAYRVLKKGGRLSVSDSVATVELPPEAKQNLSKITGCIAGAESIETLKSMLRRAGFTEPVLTPRDNSKEIIAAWIPGSKIEDYVASYLIEAVK
- a CDS encoding metalloregulator ArsR/SmtB family transcription factor produces the protein MKYSYAEFVPVFKALADETRLKILEMLSCGEMCACAILEGFQISQPTLSYHMKILMECGLVEGQKDGIWMRYTLNQTRFQELREFCHLFCGDHDDCVCHQPAKDEC
- a CDS encoding lmo0937 family membrane protein; translated protein: MLYTIAVVLFVLWLLGLLTATGGSLLHILLVIAVILVIIRLLQGKRVI